In Sciurus carolinensis chromosome 17, mSciCar1.2, whole genome shotgun sequence, one genomic interval encodes:
- the LOC124968444 gene encoding LOW QUALITY PROTEIN: zinc finger protein 333-like (The sequence of the model RefSeq protein was modified relative to this genomic sequence to represent the inferred CDS: inserted 1 base in 1 codon), with product MDHGLKVALQIQRVVTPVPTLGLPIPWVARASALPAQDPAWLQEEEEATAPGLLTTCSQEPVSFADVVVVFTPEEWVFLDSAQRSLYRDVMLENYRNLAFVGDQLCKPSTLSHWEQREELWSTGRGVFPETCLGPHLRPQESIPSQDIFVGIPSIGTNQEQPQPGEKRREYGEPGKPFSTAEPLLQYQTAAAGEAPYPRQRXRQSFLQTTHLITPGKVRGVDKTYACSQCEKSFRYSSDLLRHEKTHTAEKFFECQECGQAFKYSSNLRRHLRTHTGEKPFECGQCGKTFTRNFNLILHQRNHTGEKPYACKDCGKAFNQPSSLRSHVRTHTGEKPFECSQCGKAFREHSSLKTHLRTHTREKPYACSQCGKPFRTSTHLNVHKRIHTGEKLYECGTCGQVLSRLSTLKSHMRTHTGEKPYACQECGRAFSEPSSLRKHARTHTGKKPYACQECGRAFGQSSHLIVHVRTHSSGRPYPCNQCEKAFRHSSSLAVHRRTHTGRESVRNGGLPPSGPQPYGALSASSGFVKG from the exons ATGGACCAT GGACTGAAGGTGGCCTTGCAGATTCAGAGGGTGGTGACGCCGGTGCCCACGCTGGGTCTCCCCATCCCATGGGTGGCCAGGGCTTCTG CTCTGCCTGCTCAGGACCCTGCCTGGCTccaagaagaggaggaagccACAGCTCCTGGGTTGCTGACCACCTGTTCCCAG GAACCAGTTTCCTTTGCGGATGTGGTGGTGGTATTCACCCCAGAAGAATGGGTGTTTCTGGACTCTGCTCAGAGAAGCCTGTACAGAGATGTGATGCTGGAGAACTATAGGAACCTGGCCTTCGTGG GAGATCAACTATGCAAACCCAGTACGTTGTCCCACTGGGAGCAAAGAGAGGAGCTGTGGAGCACTGGGAGAGGAGTCTTCCCAGAGACCTGTTTAG GACCTCACCTTCGACCCCAAGAATCAATTCCTAGCCAAGATATTTTTGTGGGCATTCCATCCATTGGCACAAATCAG GAGCAGCCGCAGCCTGGAGAAAAGCGCCGTGAGTACGGGGAGCCGGGGAAGCCCTTTAGTACTGCCGAGCCACTGCTTCAGTACCAGACAGCTGCTGCGGGCGAGGCCCCCTACCCACGGCAGA GCAGGCAGTCCTTCCTCCAGACCACTCACCTGATCACGCCTGGAAAAGTCCGCGGCGTGGATAAAACGTACGCATGCAGCCAGTGTGAAAAGTCCTTCCGATACAGCTCTGACCTCCTCAGGCACGAGAAGACTCACACCGCAGAGAAGTTCTTCGAGTGCCAAGAATGTGGACAGGCCTTCAAGTATTCCTCGAATCTGCGGAGACACCTgcgaactcacactggagagaaaccctttGAGTGCGGTCAGTGTGGGAAAACCTTCACCCGGAACTTCAACCTGATTCTGCACCAGAGAAACCACACGGGAGAGAAGCCCTACGCGTGCAAGGACTGCGGGAAAGCCTTCAATCAGCCGTCCTCTCTGCGCAGCCACGTGAGGacccacactggagagaagcccttcgAGTGCAGCCAGTGCGGGAAAGCCTTCAGGGAGCACTCGTCGCTGAAGACGCACCTGCGGACCCACACCAGAGAGAAGCCCTACGCGTGCAGCCAGTGCGGGAAGCCCTTCCGGACCAGCACGCATCTGAACGTGCACAAGAGAATCCACACGGGGGAGAAGCTGTACGAGTGTGGGACATGTGGTCAGGTCTTGAGTCGCCTGTCCACCCTGAAGAGTCACATGCGGACTCACACGGGAGAGAAGCCCTACGCGTGCCAGGAGTGCGGGCGAGCCTTTAGCGAGCCCTCGTCCCTCAGGAAGCACGCGAGGACGCACACGGGCAAGAAGCCCTACGCGTGCCAGGAGTGCGGGCGAGCCTTCGGCCAGTCCTCACACCTCATCGTCCACGTGAGGACCCACTCTTCGGGGAGACCCTATCCGTGCAACCAGTGTGAGAAAGCCTTCAGGCACAGCTCGTCGCTTGCCGTGCACAGGAGGACCCACACGGGCAGAGAGAGCGTCCGGAATGGCGGCTTGCCTCCGTCAGGGCCTCAGCCCTACGGGGCCTTGTCAGCTAGCTCTGGGTTTGTAAAAGGGTAG